Within the Streptomyces sp. NBC_00554 genome, the region AGATCGCCGTGGCCAACATCGCCAACGCCGTCAAGCGGATCTCGGTCCAGAAGGGCCACGACGTCACCCGGTACGCGCTGACCACCTTCGGCGGCGCGGGCGGGCAGCACGCGTGCATGGTCGCCGACTCGCTCGGCATCCGAACCGTCCTCGTGCCGCCCATGGCCGGTGTCCTGTCCGCCCTCGGCATCGGACTCGCCGATACGACGGCCATGCGCGAACAGTCCGTCGAAGCACCCCTGGAAGCCTCCGCGATGCCCGGCATCCTGAAGACCGCCGACGACCTGGAGGGCGCCGCCCGCGCCGAACTCCTCGCCGAGGACGTGCCCGAGGACCGCATCCGGGTCACCCGCCGGGCCCAGCTCCGCTACGACGGCACGGACACGGCACTCACCGTCGAGCTCACCGAGCCCGACACCATGACCCGCACCTTCGAAGAACGCCATCGCGCCACCTACTCCTTCACCCTCGACCGTCCGGTCGTTGTGGAAGCCCTCTCTGTGGAAGCCACCGGTCTCACCGACCCCCCCGATCTCTCCGCTCTCTCCGCCTTCGTAAGCCGCTCCACCGCGCCGGAAACGGCCGGCCTGCACACGGGCGGCGCCCGGCGCGACGTACCCCTGCTCCGACGCGAGGAACTGCCCTCCGGCCAAACGGTCACCGGACCCGCGATCATCACCGAGGCCGGCTCGACGACCGTCGTCGACGACGGCTGGCAGGCCGCGACGACCGACGACGGGCATCTGGTCATGGAACGCGCGGCGATTACGCAGAGTTCCGATCTCGGCACAGAAGCGGACCCCGTCCTCCTTGAGGTCTTCAACAACCTCTTCATGTCCATCGCCGAGCAAATGGGCGCCCGCCTGGAGTCCACCGCCCAGTCGGTCAACATCAAGGAGCGCCTGGACTTCTCCTGCGCCCTCTTCGCCCCCGACGGCAGCCTGGTCGCCAACGCCCCGCACATTCCGGTGCACTTGGGCTCGATGGGCACCAGCGTCAAGGAAGTCATCAGGCGGCGCGGAGACGGCATGCGCCCCGGAGACACGTACGCCGTCAACGACCCGTACCACGGCGGCACCCACCTCCCCGACGTCACCGTGATCACCCCGGTCTTCGACACGGAGAGTGAACGGATCCTCTTCTATGTCGCCTCGCGCGGGCACCACGCCGAGATCGGCGGCATCGCACCGGGCTCGATGCCGGCGAACAGCCGCACCATCGACGAGGAGGGCATCCTCTTCGACAATTGGCTGCTCGCCGAGAACGGCCGCTTCCGCGAAGCCGAGACCCTGGCCCTGCTCACCCGGGCGCCCTACCCGTCGCGCAACCCGAAGACCAACCTCGCCGACCTGCGCGCGCAGATCGCTGCCAACCAGAAGGGCGTCGACGAAGTCGCCCGCATGATCGACAACTTCGGCCTCGATGTGGTCCAGGCCTACATGAAGCACGTCCAGGACAACGCCGAAGAAGCGGTCCGGCGCGTGATCGACACTCTCGAAGAGGGTCGGTTCACGTACGAGACCGACTCCGGGGCCGTCATCCGAGTCCGCGTCTCCGTAGACCGCGAAAAACGCTCAGCCACCGTCGACTTCACCGGTACGTCACCCCAGCTGACCACCAACTTCAACGCGCCCTTCGCGGTGGTCAACGCAGCCGTCCTGTACGTCTTCCGCACCCTGGTCGACGACGACATCCCGCTCAACGACGGCTGTCTGCGCCCTCTCGACATCGTGGTGCCGCCGGGTTCGATGCTCGCGCCCGAGCCCCCGGCCGCAGTGGTCGCGGGCAACGTGGAGACGTCCCAGGCGATCACCGGAGCGCTGTACGGAGCCCTGGGCGTACAGGCCGAGGGATCCGGCACCATGAACAACGTCACCTTCGGCAACGAGCGGTACCAGTACTACGAAACCGTGGCCTCCGGATCCGGCGCGGGCGACGGCTTCCCCGGCGCGTCCGTCGTCCAGACCCACATGACCAACTCGCGGCTCACCGACCCCGAGGTCCTGGAGTGGCGACTGCCCGTCCAGCTCGAGGAGTTCGCCGTCCGCCGCGGAAGTGGCGGCGCGGGGCGCTGGAGCGGCGGGGACGGCGCCGTGCGCCGTATCCGGTTCCTCGAGCCCATGACCGTGTCCACGCTCTCCCAGCACCGCCGGGTGCCGCCCTACGGCATGGCCGGCGGCGAGCCCGGGGCGCTCGGCGCCAACCGGGTGGAGCGCGCGGACGGTACGGTCACCGAACTCGGCGGCAGTGACACGGCCGACGTCGGCCCCGGTGACGTACTCGTGATCCAAACCCCCGGCGGCGGTGGCTACGGCCCACCGCCGCGCGACCCCCATCAAGCAGGAGAAGAGATCGATGATCTTCGGGCGTTCTGAGCGCGGCAAGCCTCCGGTCGAGCCCGTCACGCTCAAGATCCTCGTGGCCGGCGGATTCGGCGTGGGCAAGACGACCCTCGTCGGCGCGGTCAGCGAGATCAAGCCACTGCGCACCGAGGAGCTGCTCACCGAGGCGGGCCGCCCGGTCGACGACACCAGCGGCGTGGAGGGCAAGCACACCACCACCGTCGCCATGGACTTCGGCCGCATCACCCTCCGCGAGGACCTGGTGCTCTACCTCTTCGGAACCCCCGGGCAGGACCGGTTCTGGTTTCTGTGGGACGAGCTCTCCACCGGCTCGCTGGGCGCCGTCGTGCTCGCCGACACCCGCCGTCTGGAGGACTGCTTCGCCGCCGTCGACTACTTCGAGCGGCGGTCCATACCCTTCGTGGTCGGCGTCAACTGCTTCGAGGACGCCGCCCGGTACCCCGCCGACACCGTCCGTCAGGCCCTCGACCTCGACCCCGATGTGCCCGTCGTCCTCTGCGACGCGCGGGACCGTGAGTCGGTCAAGGAGGTCCTCATCGGCGTCGTCCAGCACGCGATGGCGTCCGCGTCCGACCGGCGCCAAGCTCTCACAACCTGACGTACGGCACCCGGCTTTCGCAAGGCGCCCAAAGCCAGTTGTCCAGGGCAAGGTGCCCAGGAGTACGGCCCGTACCCTCGCCGACCGGGGTACGGGCCGCAGTCATGCACGCGCGCGTGGCTCCAGCGAAAAGCACGCGCGCGTAGACCCCTGTTTTCAGCTCAGGCCCTCCTCGTGCCAGCCGAAGCTCTTCTCCACCGCCTTGCGCCAGTTGTGGTACTCGCGGTCACGCGCGGAGGCCTCCATGGACGGCGTCCACTCGACGTCCTTCTGCCAGTGCGACTTCAGCTCGTCCAGGTCGTTCCACACACCGGTCGCGAGACCGGCCGCGTACGCGGCGCCCAGACACGTGGTCTCGGAGACCTTCGGGCGGATCACCGGCACCCCGAGCACATCCGCCTGGTGCTGCATCAGGAGATTGTTCTTGGTCATGCCGCCGTCCACCTTCAGGGTGGTGATCTGCACCCCGGAGTCCTGGTACATGGCGTCGACGACCTCGCGCGTCTGCCAGCTCGTCGCTTCCAGGACCGCGCGGGCCAGGTGCGCCTTCGTGACGTAACGCGTGAGCCCGGTGACGACACCACGTGCGTCGGATCGCCAGTAGGGCGCGAACAGGCCGGAGAACGCGGGCACGATGTACGCGCCGCCGTTGTCGTCGACGCTCGCCGCCAGTGTCTCGATCTCGTCGGCGTTACGGATGATGCCGAGCTGATCGCGGAACCACTGCACCAGGGCGCCGGTGATGGCGATCGACCCTTCGAGGCAGTACACGGGCGCCTCGGTGCCGATCTTGTACCCCATGGTCGTCAACAGGCCGTTCTTCGAAGGGACCGGCCTGTTCCCGGTGTTGAGCAGCAGGAAACTGCCCGTGCCGTACGTGTTCTTCGCCGTGCCCACGTCGTAGCACGCCTGCCCGAACACCGCAGCCTGCTGGTCGCCCAGCGCCGACGCGACGGGAACGCCCGCGAGTTGGCCCACGGCGGTGCCGTACACCTCGGCGGAGGACCTGATCTCGGGGAGCACCGCTTCCGGGACGTTCATCGCGGAGAGGATGGACTGGTCCCACTGGAGTGTCTCCAGGTTCATGAGCATGGTGCGCCCGGCGTTGGTCACATCGGTGACGTGCCGCCCGCCGTCCGTGCCGCCCGTCAGGTTCCAGATCAGCCAGGAGTCGATGGTGCCGAAGGCGATCTCGCCGCGCTCGGCACGCGCGCGCAGCCCCTGGACGTTGTCGAGGAGCCAGGCCGCCTTGGGCCCGGAGAAGTAGCTGGCCAGCGGCAGTCCGGTCTGCTCCCGGAAGCGGTCCTGTCCGTCCGAGCCGCCCAGTTCGTTGCAGAGGCCGGAGGTGCGGGTGTCCTGCCAGACGATCGCGTTGTGCACGGGTTTGCCGGTGGCGCGGTCCCAAAGGACCGTCGTCTCGCGCTGGTTGGTGATCCCGAGCGCGCTCAACTGGTCCGCGCGCAGCCCGGCCTTGGCGATCGCCCCCGCGACCACCGCCTGCACCTTCGACCAGATCTCGGTGGCGTCGTGTTCCACCCAGCCCGGCTTGGGGAAGATCTGGCGGTGTTCGCGCTGGTCGACGGCGACGATCGCGCCGCCGTGGTCGAAGATGATGCAGCGGCTCGATGTGGTGCCCTGGTCGATTGCGGCGACGTACTTCTCGGCATGGTCCGTCATGACGTCCCCTTCGTCAGAAGGCTGCGTTGTAGATCAGGGCTCCGATGGCGGCGCCCGCGATCGGGCCGACCACCGGGATCCAGGAGTAACTCCACTCCGAGGTGCCCTTGTTGGGAATCGGCAGCAGCGCGTGCGTGAGTCGCGGCCCCAGGTCGCGGGCCGGGTTGATGGCGTACCCCGTGGGGCCGCCGAGCGAAAGACCGATCCCGACGACGAGGAGGGCGATGAGCAGGACGGGCAGTCCCGCGTCTCCAATGCCCGCCACGTGCTTGTCGCCGCCGACCATGGCCAGAATGGGCAGCATCAGGGCGACGGTGGCGATGATCTCGGTGATCAGGTTCTGCACGGGATTGTTGATCTCGGGCCGGGTCGAGAAGATCCCCAGCGTCTCGATGGCCTGGTCCTCTTCGGCGTTCAGGTTGAACTGGCCCAGGTAAAGCAGCCAGCACAGCACGGCCCCGATGATGGCTCCGGCGAACTGCCCGAGGATGTAGAAGGGCACGTCCTCCCACTTGGTGGAACCCTCGATCGCGAATCCGATCGTCACCGCCGGGTTGATCTGCCCACCGGACAGCGGCGCCGAGGTGTACGCGCCGGCAAGGACGCCGAAGCCCCACCCGAAGGCGATGACCACCCAGCCCGCTCCCCGGGCCTTGGACTTGTTGAGCGTGACTGCGGCGCACACTCCCGCGCCGAACAGGATCAGGATCGCGGTGCCGATCAACTCCCCGACAAAAATGTCTGCGTTGCTCATGGCGGCTCCTAGGGCCGACCCGGGGCGAGCCGCTCCGGGCCACCGTGCAGGGTGCGTTCCCACGTTTCCATGGCTACTTCAGCCGAAGGCAGGAAGGTCCCGCTCCCCGCCCGGCGTCCGTGACGAGCGTGCCGTAGCAGCGGAATCGCCCATGAGGATGGCCCTTGGTGCAGGTCGGAAACCCGAGCGGCGCGGTGCGTGAAGACGCCCGAATGCGGCGATACCGACTGACACCCGGAAGTGTTCACCGGTGCCCAGGGGGCGTCAAGGTCGCGGACAGCACCGGTTGGAGGGGCTCTGCGGGGCGCGTCGCGGTGCTCGGCCCTGGCTGAAAACTGTTCGTTGCGCTCGGCGGGTGTTTGCATCGACCCCCGCGTTCTCGGCCGGGCCACCCGCCGCCTGCGGGCTGGTGGTTGTGCGCCTCGACGTCATCGGCGGCGGGGCTGGTCCCGACCGGCCGTCCGCCCGTCAGCTGGTCAGCCGGTCGCTCCCGGCCCGGTCCGCCCACCCGAACCCCGCCGGCGCCGGTGCCGTCCCCGCCCCGCGGCGGATCTCGTGGCCCGGCAGCCCCGCACGCCCCAGCACCCAACTCGCCCCGTTGAGGGCCTTCGCGGCCTTCTTGAGGGGTGCCAGGCAGGCGGCCGCCTCCCGGTGGTCGGTCACGCTGCCGGGTGCGCACAGGACCGTGGCCAGCGACAGCGTGATGCTCCGTCCGCCGGCCGTCCAGGGCGTGTCGAGCACCGAGTTGGCCAGCGGGTCGAGGGTGTCCGGGTCCGCGAGGACCAGGAAGTCGTCCCCGCCGATGTGCCCCACGTGCGTCGCACCGGACGCGGCGAGCTGGAGCGCCCGCCCGACCGCCCGGATCAGATCGTCGCCCGCGGCGAACCCCGCTCCGTCGTTGACCTGCTTGAAGTGATCGACGTCCAGCCAGCTCAGCGCGAACATGCGGCCGTCCGCGATCCGCCGGTCCACCTCGCCGGTGATCGCGTCCGAACCGGGCAGCCGGGTCAGCGGATTGAGGCCCGCGGCCTCCTCCACCCGGCTCTCGGAGAGTGCCCGTACGAGATCGGCCAGGCGTACGACACCCACGCACCGCCCGTACCGGTCGACGACCGCGACATCGTCGGACGTACGGTCCCGGTCCCCGTCCGCCACCACGTCGAGGACCTCCCACGCGGTGGCGTCGACCCCGACCGTACGTGGCGGATCGCCGAGCTTGGCGGCCGGCCTGTCGGCGTACAGTGCATGCCCGTAGCGCCCCGACATCGACAGCAGGAACCGCGACCGGTGCACCGACCGGACAGGGACCCCTGAGGCGTCCACGAGCAGCACTCCGGACACGTCGGACGATCCGGTGAGGAGCGCCCGCACCTGCCCGGCCGACGCCGTGGCGGGCAGCAGTGCCGCGGGCCGCACGAACTGACGTACGGACGGCCCCGACCGGGCCGTCTCGGTGACACCGGGAGTGAGGACCGGAACGTATACATCCGCCACGGGCAGCCGCGCGGGCGGCGCGAACAGGTCGCCCTGCGCCAATTGCGCGCCCGCCGACACCGCGGCCGCGCACTGCAGCTCCGTCTCCACCCCTTCGACGGACAGCAGCGCGCCCAACTCCTCGCACAGAGTCCGCATCGCCCGCACCGCAGGGGAGCGCGCGAGCAGGGACACGTCCAGCTTCATCAGCTCGGGCGCGAGGTCCGTGAGCAGCCGCAGGGGTACGTCGCCGTCGCCCACGCCGTCCGCGCAGATCCGGAAGCCCTCGCCCCGCAGAGCGGCAACCGAGTCCAGCAGGGCATGCTGCGGCACATGCGTGTACGGCGGACCGATGTCGACCGTCACCTCCCACGGCAGCCGCCCGGCCTCACGAACAGCGTCTCGCAGCGCCGCCAGCCCGCCGAGATCGGCGAGGGTCCCGGCGAACACGTTGACGTGCAGCGGCAGCAAGGTCTCCTTGCGGGCCGCTGCCCGGATCGCCAACGCGGCCAGACGGCCGTCGAGTTCGGGGTCGCGGCGGGCCTGCGCCAGGATGTCACCGGCTTCCGGGCGGGCGAGTATCTCCAGAGCAGCCACCCCTCCGGTCGTCAGGTTGACAACCGGCTGAAAGGCGAAGCGGACCGTATCCGACCAGGAGGGCACGCGAGCAGAATGGCGCCCCTCGCGCACGCCCGGGCGCGATTCACGAGCTGTTCACGCAGGATTCCCAGCTCGTCACAGTGGGTGCTCACTGCGGCCGGGATCACCGCACGGCGACGACCGACGAACCGTGTCCGAACAGCCCCTGGTTCGCGGTGATCCCCACCCGAGCCCCGTCGACCTGCCGCTCGCCGGCGGCGCCCCGCAGCTGCCATGTCAACTCGCACACCTGGGCGATTGCCTGCGCCGGAACCGCCTCGCCGAAGGAGGCGAGCCCGCCACTCACGTTCACCGGTATTCGCCCGCCCAGCGCCGTGGCACCCTCCCACAGCAGCTTGGCCGCCCCGCCGTCCGCGCACAGGCCCAGGTCCTCGTACCACTGCAACTCCAGGGCCGTGGACAGGTCGTACACCTCGGCAAGCGAGAGATCCTCGGGGCCGATGCCCGCCTCCTCGTACGCCGCCCGGGCGATCGACGCGCGGAAGGTGTCCGCCGCGGGCTCCACCGCGACCGCGGAGTCCGTGGCGATGTCCGGCAGATCGAGCACGGTGTTGGGATAACGCGGCGTCACCGTGGACACCGCGCGGATCCGCACCGGATCGGCGACACCGTGCCGTCGTGCGAACTCCATGCTGGACAGCACGAGGGCCGCGCCGCCGTCCGAGGTCGCGCAGATGTCGAGCAGCCGCAGCGGATCGGCGACGACCGCGGACCCGGCGACCTCCTCGGCGGTGACCCTCTTGCGGTACCGCGCGTTCGGATTCAGTGCCCCCAGGGCGGCGTTCTTCACCTTGACCTGTGCGAAGTCCTCCAGAGTGTCCCCGTGCACGGCCATCCGCCGCCGCGCGTACAGCCCGAAGTACGTCGGATTCGTTGCCCCCAGGACGCGGAACCGCAGCCAGTCCGGATCGTCAGGCCTGTCCCCTCCGGCCGGGCGGAAGAACCCCTTGGGCGCGGCGTCCGCACCCACCACGAGGACGACCTCCGCGAGCCCCGCAAGTATCTGCGCCCGCGCCGTGTTGACCGCCTGCGCCCCCGACGCGCATGCCGCGTACACACTCGCGACCCGCGCCCCCTGCCAGCCGAGCGCCTTCGCGAACGTCGCCCCCGCCACGTACCCCGGATAGCCGCCGCGCACGGTGTCCGCACCCACGATCGAGCCGACATCGCGCCAGTCGACCCCGGCGTCGGCCAACGCAGCACGCGCCGCCACGACTCCGTACTCGACGAAGCCACGCCCCCACTTGCCCCAGGGGTGCATGCTCGCGCCGAGCACCGCCACATCCCCGCTCACGCCGTCACCCCCGTACGCCACATGTCCTTCATGCCGTCACCGCCGTCGGCCGCCAATGCCATGTCGTCCAGGTCGTCCCCTCGTCCTCGTTCAGCACGCCGGGGACGACCTCCACCTCCATGCCCACCGCCAGATCGGCGACCGTGACCCCGGGAACCGCCTGACCGAGTACCACGATCCGCTCACACTCCAGCTCCACAGCGATCAACGCGTAGGGTTCCCATGAGAGTTCCGGATCGCTCACATACGGTGACGGCGGCCGGTACCGGCCGTCCGTGTACGACCAGACACGGCCGCGCCGCGACAACGGCACCTCGACCAGCTCGCTTCCTCCCGGGCAGCCCGGGTTGCGGCAGAAGGCGTCCTCGCGGGGGAAGAAGACCGAGGCGCATACCGAGCAGCGCGTACCGAGGAGATGGAAGTCGTCGCCGTCCCCGGCGAACCAACCGGCGACCACAGGCGTGCGTGTGCGCGACAAGACCCCTCCAACACTGGATCTGACGGAACGTCAGAAGTGTGCCACGGGCAACGGGATTTGGGCAGGGCGTCATGGAGAACCGCGGAGG harbors:
- a CDS encoding hydantoinase B/oxoprolinase family protein, which encodes MTGWQFWVDRGGTFTDIVARRPDGRLLTHKLLSDNPARYADAAVAGVRELLEEGAEIDAVRMGTTVATNALLERKGERTLLVITRGFRDALRIAYQNRPRIFARAIELPELLYERVVEVDERIAADGTVLRAPDLDALAGPFQEAYDSGIRALAVVCMHSHLHPAHEQAIGELAARTGFPQISLSSEVSPLMKLVPRGDTAVVDAYLSPVLRRYVQHVADELQGVRLMFMQSNGGLAEAGQFRGKDAILSGPAGGIVGMARMSQLAGFDRVIGFDMGGTSTDVSHFAGEYERVFTTQIAGVRLRSPMLDIHTVAAGGGSLLHFDGSRYRVGPDSAGAEPGPACYRAGGPLTVTDANVALGRIQPTHFPRVFGPDGDQPIDDALVRERFAALAREIRERTGDDRTPEQVAEGYLQIAVANIANAVKRISVQKGHDVTRYALTTFGGAGGQHACMVADSLGIRTVLVPPMAGVLSALGIGLADTTAMREQSVEAPLEASAMPGILKTADDLEGAARAELLAEDVPEDRIRVTRRAQLRYDGTDTALTVELTEPDTMTRTFEERHRATYSFTLDRPVVVEALSVEATGLTDPPDLSALSAFVSRSTAPETAGLHTGGARRDVPLLRREELPSGQTVTGPAIITEAGSTTVVDDGWQAATTDDGHLVMERAAITQSSDLGTEADPVLLEVFNNLFMSIAEQMGARLESTAQSVNIKERLDFSCALFAPDGSLVANAPHIPVHLGSMGTSVKEVIRRRGDGMRPGDTYAVNDPYHGGTHLPDVTVITPVFDTESERILFYVASRGHHAEIGGIAPGSMPANSRTIDEEGILFDNWLLAENGRFREAETLALLTRAPYPSRNPKTNLADLRAQIAANQKGVDEVARMIDNFGLDVVQAYMKHVQDNAEEAVRRVIDTLEEGRFTYETDSGAVIRVRVSVDREKRSATVDFTGTSPQLTTNFNAPFAVVNAAVLYVFRTLVDDDIPLNDGCLRPLDIVVPPGSMLAPEPPAAVVAGNVETSQAITGALYGALGVQAEGSGTMNNVTFGNERYQYYETVASGSGAGDGFPGASVVQTHMTNSRLTDPEVLEWRLPVQLEEFAVRRGSGGAGRWSGGDGAVRRIRFLEPMTVSTLSQHRRVPPYGMAGGEPGALGANRVERADGTVTELGGSDTADVGPGDVLVIQTPGGGGYGPPPRDPHQAGEEIDDLRAF
- a CDS encoding ATP/GTP-binding protein, whose protein sequence is MIFGRSERGKPPVEPVTLKILVAGGFGVGKTTLVGAVSEIKPLRTEELLTEAGRPVDDTSGVEGKHTTTVAMDFGRITLREDLVLYLFGTPGQDRFWFLWDELSTGSLGAVVLADTRRLEDCFAAVDYFERRSIPFVVGVNCFEDAARYPADTVRQALDLDPDVPVVLCDARDRESVKEVLIGVVQHAMASASDRRQALTT
- the glpK gene encoding glycerol kinase GlpK, with product MTDHAEKYVAAIDQGTTSSRCIIFDHGGAIVAVDQREHRQIFPKPGWVEHDATEIWSKVQAVVAGAIAKAGLRADQLSALGITNQRETTVLWDRATGKPVHNAIVWQDTRTSGLCNELGGSDGQDRFREQTGLPLASYFSGPKAAWLLDNVQGLRARAERGEIAFGTIDSWLIWNLTGGTDGGRHVTDVTNAGRTMLMNLETLQWDQSILSAMNVPEAVLPEIRSSAEVYGTAVGQLAGVPVASALGDQQAAVFGQACYDVGTAKNTYGTGSFLLLNTGNRPVPSKNGLLTTMGYKIGTEAPVYCLEGSIAITGALVQWFRDQLGIIRNADEIETLAASVDDNGGAYIVPAFSGLFAPYWRSDARGVVTGLTRYVTKAHLARAVLEATSWQTREVVDAMYQDSGVQITTLKVDGGMTKNNLLMQHQADVLGVPVIRPKVSETTCLGAAYAAGLATGVWNDLDELKSHWQKDVEWTPSMEASARDREYHNWRKAVEKSFGWHEEGLS
- a CDS encoding MIP/aquaporin family protein; the encoded protein is MSNADIFVGELIGTAILILFGAGVCAAVTLNKSKARGAGWVVIAFGWGFGVLAGAYTSAPLSGGQINPAVTIGFAIEGSTKWEDVPFYILGQFAGAIIGAVLCWLLYLGQFNLNAEEDQAIETLGIFSTRPEINNPVQNLITEIIATVALMLPILAMVGGDKHVAGIGDAGLPVLLIALLVVGIGLSLGGPTGYAINPARDLGPRLTHALLPIPNKGTSEWSYSWIPVVGPIAGAAIGALIYNAAF
- a CDS encoding EAL domain-containing protein, yielding MPSWSDTVRFAFQPVVNLTTGGVAALEILARPEAGDILAQARRDPELDGRLAALAIRAAARKETLLPLHVNVFAGTLADLGGLAALRDAVREAGRLPWEVTVDIGPPYTHVPQHALLDSVAALRGEGFRICADGVGDGDVPLRLLTDLAPELMKLDVSLLARSPAVRAMRTLCEELGALLSVEGVETELQCAAAVSAGAQLAQGDLFAPPARLPVADVYVPVLTPGVTETARSGPSVRQFVRPAALLPATASAGQVRALLTGSSDVSGVLLVDASGVPVRSVHRSRFLLSMSGRYGHALYADRPAAKLGDPPRTVGVDATAWEVLDVVADGDRDRTSDDVAVVDRYGRCVGVVRLADLVRALSESRVEEAAGLNPLTRLPGSDAITGEVDRRIADGRMFALSWLDVDHFKQVNDGAGFAAGDDLIRAVGRALQLAASGATHVGHIGGDDFLVLADPDTLDPLANSVLDTPWTAGGRSITLSLATVLCAPGSVTDHREAAACLAPLKKAAKALNGASWVLGRAGLPGHEIRRGAGTAPAPAGFGWADRAGSDRLTS
- a CDS encoding lipid-transfer protein; its protein translation is MSGDVAVLGASMHPWGKWGRGFVEYGVVAARAALADAGVDWRDVGSIVGADTVRGGYPGYVAGATFAKALGWQGARVASVYAACASGAQAVNTARAQILAGLAEVVLVVGADAAPKGFFRPAGGDRPDDPDWLRFRVLGATNPTYFGLYARRRMAVHGDTLEDFAQVKVKNAALGALNPNARYRKRVTAEEVAGSAVVADPLRLLDICATSDGGAALVLSSMEFARRHGVADPVRIRAVSTVTPRYPNTVLDLPDIATDSAVAVEPAADTFRASIARAAYEEAGIGPEDLSLAEVYDLSTALELQWYEDLGLCADGGAAKLLWEGATALGGRIPVNVSGGLASFGEAVPAQAIAQVCELTWQLRGAAGERQVDGARVGITANQGLFGHGSSVVAVR
- a CDS encoding Zn-ribbon domain-containing OB-fold protein, which encodes MVAGWFAGDGDDFHLLGTRCSVCASVFFPREDAFCRNPGCPGGSELVEVPLSRRGRVWSYTDGRYRPPSPYVSDPELSWEPYALIAVELECERIVVLGQAVPGVTVADLAVGMEVEVVPGVLNEDEGTTWTTWHWRPTAVTA